The following nucleotide sequence is from Achromobacter spanius.
CGACTTCTGCGCCGGCTTGGCGGTCATCGCTGCTACGGCATTCCTCTGATCAACGGCCCCCGTCAGGCGGCACCGGCGCCCCATCCACCAAACGCCAGATGCCCAACGGGTTGTCTTGTTGCACGGCCTCCGGCCGCAACGCATCCGGCAGATCCTGATAGCACACCGGTCGCAAGAACCGGGCGATGGCCGTTGCCCCAACAGACGTGTGCATGGCATTCGACGTGGCCGGGTACGGGCCGCCGTGCACCATGGCGTGGCTGACTTCCACGCCCGTGGGAAAGCCATTGGCCAGGATGCGGCCGCACTTGCGTTCCAGCACGCTTAGCAAGGCGCGGGCGGGGGCATGGTCGGGCGCGTCCAGTTGCAGCGTGGCCGTCAACTGGCCTTCCAGGTGCTCGGCCACGTCCAGCACTTCTTGCCAGCCTTGCGCACGAACGATGACGGAGGCGGGGCCGAACATCTCGGCCTGCAAGGCCTCGTTGTTCAACAGATTGCGCGCGCTGGTCACGTAGAGCGCGGCCTGCGCCGCATTGGCTTGTTCGCGCGCGGCACTGCCGTTTGCCACGGCTTCAACGCCCGGCACGGCCTGGACCTGCTGGCGGCTGCGGTTGTACGCGGCGCAGATGCCGGGAGTAAGCATCACCTGCGCGGCCTTGGAGGCCAGCGCGTCGCTGGCGGCGGCAATGAATCGATCCAGCTCTGGCCCATCGATGGCGATGACCAGGCCGGGGTTGGTGCAGAACTGGCCCGCGCCCAGCGCGAGTGAATCCACGAAGCCTTGCGCGATGGCCTGCCCGCGCGCCGCCAGCGCGGCGGGCAGCACGAACACGGGGTTGATGCTGCTCATTTCCGCATACACGGGGATGGGTTCGCGCCGCTGGTTGGCAATGTTGACCAGCGCCAAGCCGCCTTGCCGGGAGCCCGTGAACCCCACGGCCTTGATGGCCGGATGCGCGACCAGCGCTTCGCCGATGGTTCGGCCCGCGCCGATCAGCAAGGAGAACACGCCTTCAGGCATGCCCGTGCGTTGCGCGGCTTTTTGCACGGCGCGGCCCACCAGTTCAGACGTACCCAGATGCGCGCTGTGCGCCTTGACGATGACCGGGGCGCCGGCCGCCAGAGCGGATGCCGTGTCGCCGCCCGCCACGGAAAACGCAAGCGGGAAGTTGCTGGCGCCGAACACGGCCACCGGCCCAAGCGGAACTTTTGCCTGGCGCAAATCCGCGCGCGGCAGCGGCTGACGCTCGGGTTGGGCAGTGTCAACAATGGCGCCCAGAAAGTGGCCGTCGCGCACCACTTGGGCAAACAGACGCAGTTGGCCGATGGTGCGGCCACGTTCACCCGTCAGCCGCGCCACGGGCAAGCCGCTTTCCTGGTGAGCGCGCTGAATCAGCGCGTCGCCCAGCGCCAGGATTTCATCGGCGATCGCCTCCAGGAATTCCGCGCGGCGAGCCAGCGGAAGATGGCGATACGGGTCGAAGGCGGCGGCGGCCAACGTGGCGGCGCGCTCCACGTCAGCATGCGTACCCAGGCCGAAGCTTGGTTCCGCGATGTCGGCATTCAAGGTGGGGTTGAAGGCGCATTGCGAACCGGCGGTGCCGCGCACGGCGGCGTGACCGATGAGCATTTCTCCAGTGATCTGCATGATTGAATTCCTTGGATAAAAGTCAGATGGGATGAGGGGTCGACACGCAGGGATCAATCATCCAGCGGCTGTCCGCTGCGATCACGCGCCACCGCCACCGCAATGATGGACACCGCCGCGCACGCCGCCAGGAACAGCACCACGGGCACATAGCTGCCGCTGTAGTAGGCGACGAGCGCCGTGGCGATCAGCGGCATGGGGCCGCCCACCAGCGCCGCGCCAATCTGATAACCCAGCGACATGCCGGTGTAGCGGATGGCGGGCGGAAAGGCTTCGGCCAACAAGGTGCCGATCATGGAGCCGTAGCTGGCCCAAATGACGCCGAAGCCCACGGCGATGGCCAGGCCCGCCGCCCACACCGACTTCTGATCCAGCAGCCAGAAGTACGGAAAGATCCACAACAGAAAGGCCACGCTGCCGCCGATGAACACCTTCTTGCGGCCGATGCGGTCAGACAGATGACCGAAGAACAGCATGCACGGAAACGCGATCAGGGCGCAGACCAGCACGATGTTCAGAATGGTCGAACGCGCGAAGCCGTGATCCATCATGTACGAGATGGTGAAGGTGGCGTACAGAAAAAAGGTGGACGTTTCCACGACCTTCGCGCCAATGGCGATCAGCACTTCGCGCCAGTGGTGCTGCAAGGTTTCCTTGAGCGGAATGCGGGCGCTGCTGCGCGTGGCCTGAATCTTCTTGAACGACGGCGTCTCGCCCACGGCGTTGCGAATCCACATGCCCACCATCACCAACACGATGGAACCCACGAACGGAATGCGCCAGCCCCAGGACTGGAATGCCTCTTCGCTCATGCTGGCGCTAAGCAGCGACGTGATGACGTTGCCCAGCGCCAGGCCCAACACCGCGCCAGTCTGCGGCACGGCGCCATAGAAGCCGCGCTTTTTGCGTGGCGAATATTCAACGGCCAGCAACACGCCGCCGCCCCATTCGCCGCCCAACGCCAGGCCCTGCATCAGGCGCAGCAGCGTCAGCAGAATAGGCGCAGCCAGGCCAATTTGCGCGTAGTTGGGCAACATGCCCATCAGCACGGTGGACAAGCCCATCATCGACAGCGTCATCGCCAGCGTCTTCTTGCGACCGATGCGGTCGCCGATGTGCGAGAAGATCACGCCCCCCAGCGGGCGCACCAGAAAGGCCAGCGCGAAAGTGGCCAGCGCCAGCATCTGACTGACCAGCGCGTTGTCACTAGGGAAAAACTGCTTGGCGAAAATAATGGACGACATGGTTCCGTACAGGAAATAGTCGTACCACTCGATGGTGCTGCCCACCGCGCTGCCCATGAGCGCGCGGCGACGCTCGGCATCAGGGACCAGGGGTTCTTTGTCGGCAGCGCTCAGGCTGGGGTTGGAACCACCAACGGACAGGGTGCTCATGTCTCCACCTATTTGGATTGTTTGGTTGTTTGTTTGTTTGAATGCATGTCGCCATCCCATGCGGATGCGGGATGGCGGTTAACGGCAACGCAGGGGTAGCCAAACGCGCATGCGCGCCAGGCGCGCACGTCTTACGTCGATGCGCGCAGCATCGCCACGTAGTCGTCGGCGCTGGCGTCACGCGGGTTGGTGCGGTGGCTGTGGTCGGCCAGGGCGCCCTTGACGATGCGTTCGTAAAGGTCTTCCGTGACACCCAGTTCGCCCAAGCCCGTCGGCAGATTCAACGCGCGGCTCTTGTTGGCCAGGGCCTCTTCCACCGACAGCGTTGCCGGCAAGCCCATGGCCTGCGCAAGCCGCGCGATCTTGTCTTCATGCGCCACGGTTTCCGCGCCACGGTTAAAGCGCACCACCGCCGGCAACAGAATGGCGTTGAGCGTGCCGTGATGCAGCTTGGGGTTGATGCCGCCCAGCGAATGGCTCAGGCTGTGCACGCAACCCAAGCCCTTCTGAAACGCCAGCGCCCCTTGCAAGGACGCGCTCATCATGTTGGCGCGCGCCTGCACATTGCCCGGCTCGTTGACCGCCACTTCAATGTGGCGCCACGCACGCCACAGGCCGTCCAGCGCAATGCCATCGGCCGGCGGGTTGAAGGCCGGCGCCAGAAAGGTTTCGATGCAGTGGGCAATGGCATCCATGCCGGTGGCGGCGGTCAGGCCCGCGGGCAAGCCCAGCGTCAATTCGGGGTCGCAGATGGCAACCTTGGGAATGACGTGGGGCGACAAGATGCCCACCTTGCGCCCATCGTCCAGGATGATGATCGCGCCCCGGCCCACTTCGCTGCCGGTGCCTGCCGTGGTGGGAATGGCGACGATGGGCGGCGTGGCCGCCGTGATGTTCTGCACCCCGCCTTCAATCAAGGCGAACTGGCGCAGCGGGCCTTCATGGCGCGCGGACACCGCCACGGCCTTGGCCAGGTCAATGGAAGAGCCACCGCCCACGGCGATGACGCCGTTGCAATCCGCCTGCTTCAAGCTGGCCACGCCCGCGCGCACCGCCGCTTCAGACGGGTTGGGCGGCGTGTCGTTGAACACGGCCAGGTTCGCATGGCCCAACGCCGACTTCACGCGGTCGACGATGCCAACCGCTTCCACGCCCCGATCGGTCACGATCAAAGGTTTGGTAATACCCAGGCGCTCACAGACCTCGCGCAGGTCCGCCAGGACGCCGGCGCCGAAGTGAATTTCGGTGACGTAATTGATCAGTGCCATGCTGCCTCTTTTCCTTGAAAACTTGGACCAGATAAGAAGGCTGAAGTCTAGGCATGGACGGCGGGTCGGTACACTGACGACTTTCTATACAGCTATAACTTTTATTCATGGCAAACGTTCCCCCCAGCCTGAATTCCGTCATGTCGCGGCTGCATGCCAAGCAGCTCCGGCTGCTGATCACCATTGAGGAATGCGGCTCGCTGCTGGCCGCCGCCGACAAGATCGGCTTGACGCAGCCCGGCGCCAGCAAGGCGCTGCGCGAGCTTGAGCAGACCTTGCAGGTGGAACTGTTCGCGCGCACCAACCGAGGGCTGATACCGACCGAGGCCGGCCTGTGCGCGCTGCGCTTCGCGCGCCTGATCCAGGCGGACATCAACAAGCTGCGCTTCGAACTGGACGCCATTGCCAGCGGCGCGGGCGGCCGCCTGGCCATCGGCACCATCATGGGCGCCGTGCCGCTGCTGACCGATGCCGTCACGCACCTGTTGCGCCAGCAGCCGCGCATGTCGGTGGAGATCGTGGAAGACACCAGCGAGACCTTGCTGGGCCTGATCGAACGCGGGCGACTGGACGCGGCCATCTGCCGGTCGTCCGTCGGGCGTAACCAGGAGCTGTACGAATCCACCGTCATCAAGCCCGAGTCGCTGGCCGTGATTGCCAACGTGCGCCATACCGCGATGGGCGCGGACGCCGTGGACCTGCGCGAATTGCAGGACAGCCGCTGGGTGGTCTATCGCGCGCACATGCCGATGCGCCGGCTGCTGGAACGTGAATTCCACGAAGCCGAATTGAATTTCCCCTTGCACCTGATCGAGACCACCTCGGCGCTGGCCACGCTGACGCTGCTAAGCCGCAACACGGATCTGGTCGCGCTGGTGTCCGAAGACGTCGCCAACTACTTCTGCCGCAACGGCTTGGTAGGCACATTGGCCTTGGCGCTGAAGTCACGCAGCGAGCCGTATGAACTGGTGTTCAGGAAAGGCGCGCCGAAAAGCCCGGCGTTGAGTCTGCTGGTAGAGGCGTTGATGCGGGATCCGCTTGAGGTACTGCGCGGGTCCGTGTTGCGGTTTGATGACCCGTTGTCGCCGGTCGGTGGCGGCGTGTGACGGCCAGCGCAATGGTCGTGCTCGATACCCCTCCAGCGGCAAGGTGATGACGCCCCGCTACACCCCCCCGCCCTGCCGCGCGCCCATCATCGAGCGCGACAGGCGGCTGGCCGTGGAAAGAATGGCCTCTTTATGGCCAAGCAGCACCGCTTCGTTCAAGCGCGAGATCGGGCCCGAGATGCAGATGGCGCCCAGCAAGGTCCAATTGATGCCATAGACCGGCGCGGAAATACTGGACACTTCGGCGTCGCGTTCGCCCAGCGAGATCATGTAGCCGGCGCGCCGCACGGCCTCGTACTCTTCGCCCGCTTCGCCCGAAAACGCCAGCAACACGCGGCCCGGACTGCCCAGGTTCAATGGCAACGCCGCGCCCACGCGCACGTGATGGCGGATGGACTTTGGCCCTTCCACACGCGCCATGCAGATGCGCTGATTGCCCTCGCGCACGTAGAACGTTGCGCTTTCCCCGGTTGCGCCCGACAGCTCTCGCAGTACGGGCTGCACCAGTTCCTGCACGTTGAAGGTGGCCTGATAGCAGGCGCCCAGCCAGCCGGCCGCCCGCGCCAGGCGCCATGTGCCATCCGCGCGCTGCGCCAGATAGTCGTCCATGGCCAAGGTGCGCGCCAGGCGCAACACCGTGGATCGGTGGCAGCCCGTGCGGCGGCTCAGTTCCGCCAGCGACAGGTGCGCATCGTCAATGCCGAAGGCTTCCAGGATGCGCATTGCCCGCCTGACCGCGACCACGCCTTCCTCGGGCGCACCGTCTTCGGGGGCAACGTCTTCGGTGATGCGCGCGTCCTCCATGGCGTCATCCATGGCGGCTTCCCGCTTGGTTTTATCCACTTTTCCGCCTTTCTTGCTGCCGCTTTTGCTGTCTCTGATATCGACCATGGTACGCAACACGTTTCGCTGCACGAACCTGGATTGTATTAGGCGGAACACGATCGCACAATGCGCGGATCAAAACAACGACTGGAGACAAACCATGAAAGTCATTGCGCGCGTGCTGTCTGGCTTGGCGCTTGTTTGCGTGGCGGGGTTGAGCGCCGCCCAGGGCTACCCCGACAAACCCATCCGCCTGATCGTCCCGTTTCCGCCCGGCGGCGGCACGGACGTGCTGGCCCGCGAAGCGGCGCTGAAGGTGGCAAAAAATACCGGCTGGAACATCGTCACGGAAAACCGCCCGGGTTCTGGCGGCAACATCGGCGTGGACGCCGTGGCCAAGTCGGCGGCCGACGGTTATTCGCTGGTGCTGGGCCAGACCAGCAACCTGGCCATCAACCCCACCCTGTACGCCAAGCTGCCCTACGACCCCGAGAAGGACCTGACCGCCATCGGCCTGGTCGCCGACGCGCCGCTGGTGTTGGTGGTGCCGGCCAATTCCCCGCTGAAATCATTCGACGACATGCTCGCGGCGGCGCGAGCCAAGCCGGAATTGCTGACCTACGCCAGCTCGGGCAACGGCACCGTGGCACACCTGGCCGCCGTGCAATTGCAGAATGCGGCGGGCATCAAGCTCACCCACATCCCGTACAAGGGCGCGGCCCAAGCTTCCAATGACTTGATCGGCGGGCAGATCGACATGTACCTGTCGTCGGTTCCCACGCTGATCGGCCACATCCGCAACGGCAAGATGCGCGCCCTGGCGGTGACCGCCGCGCAACGCGCGTCCGATCTGCCTGACGTGCCCACCATCGCCGAACGCGGCTATCCGGGTTTTGAAGCCGTGACCTGGTTCGGTCTGGCCGCGCCGGCCGGCGTGCCCAAGGAAATCGTGCAGCGCCTGAATGCGGAATTCAACAAGGCATTGCAAACCCCGGACCTGAGCCAGAAGTATCAGGAACAGGGCGCGCGCGTGCTGACAAGCACGCCTGAAGACTTCGCCAAGCTGATCCACAACGACCGCATCCGCTGGGCCAAGATCGTGAAGGATTCCGGCGCCCGCGTCGAGTAAGCCCCCATGTCCGTGCCCTATCCCTACTCTGCGGGCTTGGCGACTGCCGCCGTGGCGGTTCCCGACGGCGCTTGCGATTGCCACATCCACGCCTACGACGCGCGCTACCCCGCCGTGCCGGGCGCGCGGCTGTTGCCGCCGGACGCGACGATGCAGCAATACCGCGCCATCCAGGCCAGGCTGGGCACGCAGCGCGCCGTGTT
It contains:
- a CDS encoding aldehyde dehydrogenase (NADP(+)); translated protein: MQITGEMLIGHAAVRGTAGSQCAFNPTLNADIAEPSFGLGTHADVERAATLAAAAFDPYRHLPLARRAEFLEAIADEILALGDALIQRAHQESGLPVARLTGERGRTIGQLRLFAQVVRDGHFLGAIVDTAQPERQPLPRADLRQAKVPLGPVAVFGASNFPLAFSVAGGDTASALAAGAPVIVKAHSAHLGTSELVGRAVQKAAQRTGMPEGVFSLLIGAGRTIGEALVAHPAIKAVGFTGSRQGGLALVNIANQRREPIPVYAEMSSINPVFVLPAALAARGQAIAQGFVDSLALGAGQFCTNPGLVIAIDGPELDRFIAAASDALASKAAQVMLTPGICAAYNRSRQQVQAVPGVEAVANGSAAREQANAAQAALYVTSARNLLNNEALQAEMFGPASVIVRAQGWQEVLDVAEHLEGQLTATLQLDAPDHAPARALLSVLERKCGRILANGFPTGVEVSHAMVHGGPYPATSNAMHTSVGATAIARFLRPVCYQDLPDALRPEAVQQDNPLGIWRLVDGAPVPPDGGR
- a CDS encoding LysR family transcriptional regulator; its protein translation is MANVPPSLNSVMSRLHAKQLRLLITIEECGSLLAAADKIGLTQPGASKALRELEQTLQVELFARTNRGLIPTEAGLCALRFARLIQADINKLRFELDAIASGAGGRLAIGTIMGAVPLLTDAVTHLLRQQPRMSVEIVEDTSETLLGLIERGRLDAAICRSSVGRNQELYESTVIKPESLAVIANVRHTAMGADAVDLRELQDSRWVVYRAHMPMRRLLEREFHEAELNFPLHLIETTSALATLTLLSRNTDLVALVSEDVANYFCRNGLVGTLALALKSRSEPYELVFRKGAPKSPALSLLVEALMRDPLEVLRGSVLRFDDPLSPVGGGV
- a CDS encoding iron-containing alcohol dehydrogenase, giving the protein MALINYVTEIHFGAGVLADLREVCERLGITKPLIVTDRGVEAVGIVDRVKSALGHANLAVFNDTPPNPSEAAVRAGVASLKQADCNGVIAVGGGSSIDLAKAVAVSARHEGPLRQFALIEGGVQNITAATPPIVAIPTTAGTGSEVGRGAIIILDDGRKVGILSPHVIPKVAICDPELTLGLPAGLTAATGMDAIAHCIETFLAPAFNPPADGIALDGLWRAWRHIEVAVNEPGNVQARANMMSASLQGALAFQKGLGCVHSLSHSLGGINPKLHHGTLNAILLPAVVRFNRGAETVAHEDKIARLAQAMGLPATLSVEEALANKSRALNLPTGLGELGVTEDLYERIVKGALADHSHRTNPRDASADDYVAMLRAST
- a CDS encoding Bug family tripartite tricarboxylate transporter substrate binding protein, with translation MKVIARVLSGLALVCVAGLSAAQGYPDKPIRLIVPFPPGGGTDVLAREAALKVAKNTGWNIVTENRPGSGGNIGVDAVAKSAADGYSLVLGQTSNLAINPTLYAKLPYDPEKDLTAIGLVADAPLVLVVPANSPLKSFDDMLAAARAKPELLTYASSGNGTVAHLAAVQLQNAAGIKLTHIPYKGAAQASNDLIGGQIDMYLSSVPTLIGHIRNGKMRALAVTAAQRASDLPDVPTIAERGYPGFEAVTWFGLAAPAGVPKEIVQRLNAEFNKALQTPDLSQKYQEQGARVLTSTPEDFAKLIHNDRIRWAKIVKDSGARVE
- a CDS encoding MFS transporter; amino-acid sequence: MSTLSVGGSNPSLSAADKEPLVPDAERRRALMGSAVGSTIEWYDYFLYGTMSSIIFAKQFFPSDNALVSQMLALATFALAFLVRPLGGVIFSHIGDRIGRKKTLAMTLSMMGLSTVLMGMLPNYAQIGLAAPILLTLLRLMQGLALGGEWGGGVLLAVEYSPRKKRGFYGAVPQTGAVLGLALGNVITSLLSASMSEEAFQSWGWRIPFVGSIVLVMVGMWIRNAVGETPSFKKIQATRSSARIPLKETLQHHWREVLIAIGAKVVETSTFFLYATFTISYMMDHGFARSTILNIVLVCALIAFPCMLFFGHLSDRIGRKKVFIGGSVAFLLWIFPYFWLLDQKSVWAAGLAIAVGFGVIWASYGSMIGTLLAEAFPPAIRYTGMSLGYQIGAALVGGPMPLIATALVAYYSGSYVPVVLFLAACAAVSIIAVAVARDRSGQPLDD
- a CDS encoding IclR family transcriptional regulator, whose protein sequence is MEDARITEDVAPEDGAPEEGVVAVRRAMRILEAFGIDDAHLSLAELSRRTGCHRSTVLRLARTLAMDDYLAQRADGTWRLARAAGWLGACYQATFNVQELVQPVLRELSGATGESATFYVREGNQRICMARVEGPKSIRHHVRVGAALPLNLGSPGRVLLAFSGEAGEEYEAVRRAGYMISLGERDAEVSSISAPVYGINWTLLGAICISGPISRLNEAVLLGHKEAILSTASRLSRSMMGARQGGGV